GCACGTCGAGCATGCCGTCGTCGGGCTCGGCCATCGGCAGGATCTTCATCCCGCCCGCGAAGTAGCGGCAGTTGCCGACGATCACATTGTTCGAGACCTGGTCGAGCTCGCGCTCGTCGATCTGCACGCGGAACCGGCTGTTCTTGTGGCCGAAGAATCCCGCGATCGCTCCCCAGGCGAAGGCGACGGTCGCGCCGAGCGGCTTCCCCGACCGGTTCACCCGCTCGGCCACCTCGCCGGTCAGCCCCGCGCTCGAGATGTTGCAGAAGAGGCGCGACTCCTGGCCGCCCCCGTGCGCGGTGTACGTCACGCGGCCGAGGTCGACCGTCCGAGTGGCCCCCTTCGCGGCGACCTCGAGCGCGGCGTCCGTGCGCTTCGGGATCCGGAACGTGCGGGCGAAGTCACAGCCGCTGCCGCGCATGACGACGGCGAGCGCGGCGGCCGCCGACACCGGCTGCCCGTCGGCGTAGAAGCCGTTCACGGTCTCGGACACCGTGCCGTCGCCGCCGACCGTCACGATCAGCTCGGCGCCCTCGAGCAGCGCCGCGCGGGCGAGCTCGGCGGCGTGGCCGGGCGCCTCGGTCAGGCGCGTGTCGACGTCGAGCCCGTGCTCGCGGGCGCGGCCGGCGATCGCCGGCCAGGCCTTGGCGGTCCGCCCGCTGTCGGACGCCGGGTTCACGATCATCACGGCCCGCACGGCCGGATCAGCGCTCGTCCACGGCCGCCCGCAGCGCGAGCCGTGTCATCCGCTCCACTGCGGCCGCGAGCTCGTCGTCCGAGATCCGGGTGAAGTCCTCGCCCGAGATGATGTCGGACACGGTCAAGAGGCATGCGCCCTCGACGCCTCGGATCGCGGCGATCGTGAACAGGACGGCCGCCTCCATCTCCACGGCGAGCACGCCCCGTTCGGCCCAGCGCTTGTGCCGGCCGGGATCGGGGTCGTAGAACGTGTCCGAGCTCGCGATCGCGCCGACGTGCGGGCGCAGCTCGAGGCCCTTGGCGGCGTGGATCAGCCCGTGGGTGACGCCGAAGTGCGCGGTGGGTGCGTGCGCCTCGCCGCCGGTGTAGCGAAGTGCCGTCGAGTCGCCGGGCACGGCCGAGAGCGCGACGACGAGGTCGCCGAGGCGCAGGTCGGGCTGCAGGCCGCCGCACGTGCCCACCCGGATCAGGCGGCGGGCGCCGAGCTGGATCAGCTCCTCGATCACGATCGCGGCGCTGGGGCATCCCATGCCGGTCGACTGCACCGAGACGGGCTTGCCGTCGAAGCTGCCCGTGTAGCCGAGCATGCCCCGCTCGCCGTTCACCTGGCGGGCGTCGTCCAGGAAGTCGCGCGCGATCCGCTCGGCCCGCAGCGGGTCGCCCGGGAGGAGCACGGCGGGCGCGTAGTCGCCCTGGTTCGCGCGGAGGTGGATCGGCACGGCCGCAGAGCTTACCGTGATCGTCCGGCGGCGACACCGAGGGCGAGGCCGGGGAGGCGGTAGCCCTCGCCGTCGCGGAAGCGCTCGATCGCGTCCCGTACGGCGGCGGCCAGGTCTGCCCGCTCGGAGTCCGGGAGCGTCGGCAGGAGCCGCGTCAGGCTCCCGTTCATCGCGGCGGCGGTACGCCAGTAGTCGTCGAAGCCGGCGTAGCGCCACGAGACCGGGATCTCCTCGAGCGCCTCCGGCTCGAGGCCGGCGCGCGCGAGGGTCTCCTCGACCACCCTGCGGTCGGCGAGGGCGAACATCCCCGGGCCGCCGGGCCGGGCGGGCGGGAGCGGGGCCCGGCTCTCGAGCACGTCCCAGAGCGTGGTCGCCCAGTCGTTTCGCTCGCGCCCGGCCCAGACGGCGAAGGCCACCCGCCCGCCGGGACGAAGCACCCGCCGCGTCTCCGCGAAGGCGGCGTCGCGGTCGGGCACGAGCATGTAGGCGAAGCGGCACACGACCCGGTCGACGCTCGCATCCGGCAGGTCGAGCGACTCGGCGTCGAGGACGCGCAGCTCGATCCCGCTCGCCCCCCGCTCGGTCACCCACCGGCCCGCCGCCTCGACCATCGCCGCGGCCCTGTCGGAGAGGATCACCCGGCCCTGGCCCGCGAGCGTCTCGGCGACGCGGATGCCGACGTCGCCCGTCCCGGCGGCGAGCTCGAGCACCGTCAGACCGGGCCGCAGCTCGAGGTGGTCGACGAGCCAGTCCGTGACCGGCGCCGAGATCTGCCGCATGCGGTCGCGCTCGGACTCCCAGCCGGCGGCGGCCGTCTCCCAGTTCAGCGTGCTGCGCTCGCGGTACTCGGCGTCCGCAGCGGCGCTGGTAGCGTCCTCGGCGTGCATGAGCGGACATTGGCCGTCGCCGGCCGGCGTGTCAAACTGACCGAGTGGGGGCGGGGACCGGCGGTCGTCCTGCTGCATGGGCTGACCGGGTCGCGCGCGTACTTCATGCCGTATGCGGAGCGGCTGGGGCGGACGCATCGCGTCGTCGCGGTCGATCTGCCGGGCCACGGCGGCTCGGACATGCTGGAGCCCTTCTCGTTCTCGGAGGCCGCCCGGGTCATGGCCGCAGCCGTCGCGGCGGCCGGGGTGGAGCGGCCGGTGGTCCTCGGCCACTCGTTCGGGGCGCCG
This is a stretch of genomic DNA from Gaiellales bacterium. It encodes these proteins:
- a CDS encoding diacylglycerol kinase family protein; its protein translation is MRAVMIVNPASDSGRTAKAWPAIAGRAREHGLDVDTRLTEAPGHAAELARAALLEGAELIVTVGGDGTVSETVNGFYADGQPVSAAAALAVVMRGSGCDFARTFRIPKRTDAALEVAAKGATRTVDLGRVTYTAHGGGQESRLFCNISSAGLTGEVAERVNRSGKPLGATVAFAWGAIAGFFGHKNSRFRVQIDERELDQVSNNVIVGNCRYFAGGMKILPMAEPDDGMLDVLVWGDVGKLDLAMTLHKLYRGTHVNHPKSDFSRAVRVVVEPETPLPIEADGEQPGVTPATFEVVPAAIRLRVPAEI
- a CDS encoding methyltransferase domain-containing protein; the protein is MHAEDATSAAADAEYRERSTLNWETAAAGWESERDRMRQISAPVTDWLVDHLELRPGLTVLELAAGTGDVGIRVAETLAGQGRVILSDRAAAMVEAAGRWVTERGASGIELRVLDAESLDLPDASVDRVVCRFAYMLVPDRDAAFAETRRVLRPGGRVAFAVWAGRERNDWATTLWDVLESRAPLPPARPGGPGMFALADRRVVEETLARAGLEPEALEEIPVSWRYAGFDDYWRTAAAMNGSLTRLLPTLPDSERADLAAAVRDAIERFRDGEGYRLPGLALGVAAGRSR